A DNA window from Mycolicibacter hiberniae contains the following coding sequences:
- a CDS encoding decaprenyl diphosphate synthase: protein MVLNRANRKADFPQLPAAPADYPVFPDKSTWPVVFPQLPSPPGGGPCRPPQHTSKAVAPQIPAEALPNHVAVVMDGNGRWATQRGLGRTEGHKMGEAVLIDITCGAIELGIKWLTVYAFSTENWRRSPEEVRFLMGFNREVVRRRRENLNAMGVRMRWVGSRPKMWRSVIKEFEIAEAMTVDNDVITINYCVNYGGRTEIAEAAKAIAEEAVAGKLNPSRINEATIARHLHRPDMPDVDLLIRTSGEQRSSNFMLWQAAYAEYIFQEKLWPDYDRRDLWEACEQYASRQRRFGTA from the coding sequence ATGGTGTTGAACCGGGCAAATCGGAAGGCGGACTTCCCGCAGCTGCCCGCGGCGCCTGCGGATTATCCGGTGTTCCCGGACAAGTCCACCTGGCCGGTGGTCTTCCCGCAGTTGCCGTCGCCGCCCGGCGGGGGGCCGTGCCGCCCCCCGCAGCACACGTCCAAGGCCGTGGCGCCGCAGATTCCCGCCGAGGCGCTGCCGAACCACGTCGCGGTCGTGATGGACGGCAACGGCCGCTGGGCGACCCAGCGCGGGCTGGGCCGCACCGAGGGGCACAAGATGGGCGAGGCGGTGCTCATCGACATCACCTGCGGCGCCATCGAACTCGGTATCAAGTGGCTGACGGTGTATGCGTTCTCCACCGAGAACTGGAGGCGCTCCCCAGAGGAGGTGCGCTTCCTGATGGGGTTCAACCGCGAGGTGGTGCGCCGGCGGCGGGAGAACCTCAACGCGATGGGCGTGCGGATGCGCTGGGTGGGCTCTCGTCCGAAGATGTGGCGCAGCGTGATCAAGGAATTCGAGATCGCCGAGGCCATGACGGTCGACAACGACGTCATCACGATCAATTACTGCGTCAACTACGGCGGGCGCACCGAGATCGCCGAAGCCGCCAAGGCCATCGCCGAGGAGGCCGTGGCGGGCAAGCTGAACCCGAGCCGGATCAACGAGGCCACCATTGCGCGGCACCTGCACCGGCCGGACATGCCCGACGTCGACCTGCTGATCCGCACCTCCGGCGAGCAGCGGTCGTCCAACTTCATGCTGTGGCAGGCGGCCTACGCCGAATACATCTTCCAGGAGAAGCTGTGGCCGGACTACGACCGC